In one window of Nodosilinea sp. PGN35 DNA:
- a CDS encoding calcium-binding protein has protein sequence MSDPFVPPSKTASKTAPPPEPDAPDGLSPIDEVPKDTAAPLPETVSPEDPLTAASAGDETSFARTALGADALPADSLAADAAPVSLAALDTLYFYGQSGSGAPSLYQVHLSSGALSAVTTPVDLFPTGLTGLFADVPVGAAPSDSDRVFTLLQGTDSKNFLIGTAANNALLSFGGDDLILTGAGYNLAFGGSGNDTLVGGTGDDGLFGGAGDDLLDGGGGNDLLMGGLGNDVLDGGGGANILVGGPGADTFRINTPGGYGTSLVDRSGASEPDILVDFNAAEGDRLDFSLIAAQPLFVGLDLLPFLSFEQVGADTHVRVTTPLGQVTTEAILLGVEADTITPSSLTFTPPAGLPLLK, from the coding sequence ATGTCTGACCCCTTTGTTCCCCCGTCTAAAACTGCGTCTAAAACTGCTCCCCCGCCAGAGCCCGACGCTCCAGATGGCCTCTCCCCCATCGACGAGGTGCCTAAGGATACGGCTGCCCCGCTGCCGGAGACAGTCTCCCCTGAAGACCCACTGACTGCGGCCTCGGCTGGAGATGAAACTAGCTTCGCCAGGACGGCCCTGGGGGCAGACGCCCTGCCAGCGGACTCCCTGGCAGCCGATGCTGCGCCAGTGAGCCTGGCGGCGCTAGACACCCTCTATTTCTATGGTCAGAGCGGCAGCGGTGCCCCCAGCCTCTACCAGGTTCACCTGTCCAGCGGCGCACTGTCTGCGGTTACGACTCCCGTAGACCTGTTCCCCACCGGCCTGACCGGGCTGTTTGCCGATGTCCCCGTCGGTGCAGCGCCCTCTGACAGCGATCGAGTCTTCACCCTGCTACAGGGCACCGACAGCAAAAACTTTCTGATTGGTACCGCCGCCAACAACGCGCTGCTGAGCTTTGGCGGCGACGACTTGATCCTGACCGGGGCGGGCTATAACCTGGCCTTTGGTGGCTCCGGCAACGATACCCTGGTGGGGGGCACGGGCGACGATGGGCTCTTTGGCGGTGCCGGGGACGATCTGCTTGACGGCGGCGGCGGTAACGACCTGCTGATGGGGGGGCTGGGCAACGACGTGCTCGACGGCGGCGGCGGTGCCAACATCCTAGTGGGTGGCCCTGGAGCCGACACCTTTCGGATCAATACGCCGGGGGGCTATGGCACCTCCCTGGTCGATCGCTCCGGTGCTTCAGAGCCCGACATTCTAGTTGACTTCAACGCTGCCGAGGGCGATCGCCTTGACTTTAGCCTGATTGCCGCCCAGCCCCTCTTTGTCGGCCTCGATCTGCTGCCCTTCTTGAGCTTTGAGCAGGTGGGGGCCGACACCCATGTGCGGGTGACGACGCCCCTGGGCCAGGTCACCACCGAAGCCATCTTGCTGGGGGTTGAGGCCGACACCATTACCCCCAGCAGCCTGACCTTTACCCCTCCGGCGGGGCTGCCGCTGCTGAAATAG
- a CDS encoding Uma2 family endonuclease encodes MIQAAERTYTKDEHLELEVNAEDRHEFWDGEVRLMTGGTPDHNNIAGNLLVALKAALRGRPYRTFILDQRLWIPACSVYTYPDVMVVPQPLVLQTGRTDTVTNPCFIAEVLSNSTKSYDFPSETLRERGDKFLAYRTIPTFQEYLLIDQYSVYVEHHVKTSPNQWLLSEYASPDVTLTFNSLNCQVTIADLYDNIEFDS; translated from the coding sequence ATGATTCAAGCGGCTGAACGCACCTACACCAAAGACGAACATCTAGAGTTGGAGGTCAACGCGGAGGATCGTCACGAATTTTGGGATGGAGAAGTCAGATTGATGACCGGGGGGACACCCGACCACAACAATATTGCTGGAAATTTGCTGGTTGCCTTAAAAGCAGCGCTGCGGGGTAGGCCTTATCGCACATTCATATTGGACCAGCGGCTATGGATTCCGGCCTGTAGTGTCTACACCTACCCAGATGTAATGGTGGTACCTCAGCCTCTGGTGTTGCAAACAGGGCGTACCGATACGGTGACGAACCCTTGTTTTATTGCTGAGGTGTTGTCAAACTCAACCAAAAGCTACGATTTTCCTTCGGAAACGCTACGCGAACGGGGAGATAAGTTTCTGGCCTATCGCACTATTCCCACGTTTCAGGAATACCTGTTGATTGACCAGTACAGCGTTTATGTAGAGCACCACGTTAAAACGTCGCCGAATCAGTGGCTTCTCTCTGAGTATGCGTCACCGGATGTCACGCTCACGTTCAATTCGCTTAACTGCCAGGTAACGATCGCCGATCTCTACGACAATATTGAGTTCGACTCGTAG
- a CDS encoding GIY-YIG nuclease family protein: MSDIQAQAQRLLQVLLSTPFDACVALTRDFRDLPPSPGLYAVKHRNHQLLYLGKTKKLRERFRGGHKAFTWSWLDDYDHRDIRLSFAPLSMIEVLKLGEELEGILIQATKPPYNARYPTRDWR, from the coding sequence TTGAGTGACATTCAGGCGCAAGCACAAAGATTGCTTCAGGTTCTCCTGTCAACACCATTTGACGCTTGCGTAGCTCTCACCCGTGATTTTAGGGATCTCCCGCCTTCACCAGGACTTTATGCGGTCAAACATCGAAATCACCAACTGCTTTATTTGGGCAAAACGAAAAAACTTCGAGAGCGCTTCAGGGGTGGCCATAAAGCGTTTACATGGTCATGGCTAGATGATTACGATCACCGAGATATTAGACTTTCATTTGCGCCTCTTTCCATGATTGAAGTGCTCAAATTGGGGGAAGAGCTAGAAGGCATCCTGATTCAGGCTACAAAGCCGCCCTATAATGCCAGGTATCCCACCAGAGATTGGAGGTAG
- a CDS encoding FAD-dependent oxidoreductase, translating to MSQSLEGLFAQTLARRHVLKLFGVGGIAALLSYSRLSKPQPTVFQRDRLALPTQVGKPTTAVVIGGGLAGLATAYELSQRGVAVTLLERSPQMGGKIASWPIQVGDDAFMMEHGFHGFFPQYYNLFSLVDELSIQQNFKSLDYYSLVYKTHYDPEVFRPSNSAFPWNIVDLAISSSNRLEWGINLTHLKHLQVFREITGFRNPQTYERLDNISVTEWVGNDFPKGLYDLYFLPFAKSSLNAPDALSAGELMQFFHFYFFGNPEGLAFNGTCQDMGRSLVDPMVEAIQANGGQVLTGVTVSQVAWDAGKVAGVTYQQGSVATNPVPFWVDRNPLLSSEQMEYFGAGDRVYSVAPGAATALSLTCTHQGCSVQRQVEVDGDGYLCPCHGAAYASDGAVLAGPARENLAKFKVLAREGDRIQLIATDLDGVPHVAHDLTADYYVMAADIPGIKALFALAEGEVEPTLVAQVDQLQVADPFAVARFWLDRDFEWEHSWFTSLSGYRLTDSITLYHRIQDDYIAWGERTGGSVVELHAYCYKEKDFPTQADILNTFEAELYEVVPELRGATVLHRQLVNQKNFAGFPPGSFANRPQTTTAVENLLFAGDWVRMPFPCGLMERAVSSGLLAANAILQREGVQRRPILSVNPEGVLKI from the coding sequence ATGAGTCAATCCTTAGAGGGGCTGTTTGCCCAAACCCTGGCCCGTCGCCATGTCCTCAAGCTGTTTGGCGTTGGGGGAATTGCGGCGCTACTCAGCTATTCTCGACTGAGCAAACCCCAGCCCACGGTGTTTCAGCGCGATCGCCTCGCCCTGCCCACCCAGGTGGGCAAACCCACCACTGCGGTGGTCATCGGCGGGGGGCTGGCGGGGCTGGCCACCGCCTACGAACTCAGCCAGCGCGGCGTGGCCGTGACCCTACTGGAGCGATCGCCCCAGATGGGCGGCAAGATCGCCAGCTGGCCCATCCAGGTGGGCGACGATGCCTTCATGATGGAGCACGGTTTCCACGGCTTTTTCCCGCAGTACTACAACCTGTTTAGCCTGGTGGACGAGCTGAGCATTCAGCAGAATTTCAAGTCCCTCGACTACTATTCGCTGGTCTATAAAACCCACTACGACCCCGAGGTGTTTCGCCCCAGCAACTCGGCCTTTCCGTGGAATATCGTCGATCTGGCAATCTCGTCGTCGAACCGGCTGGAGTGGGGCATTAACCTTACCCACCTCAAGCACCTCCAGGTGTTTCGCGAGATCACCGGCTTCCGCAACCCCCAGACCTACGAGCGCCTCGACAATATCTCGGTGACCGAGTGGGTGGGCAACGACTTTCCCAAGGGGCTGTACGACCTCTACTTTTTGCCCTTTGCCAAGTCGAGCCTCAACGCCCCCGACGCCCTCAGCGCCGGGGAGCTGATGCAGTTTTTCCACTTCTATTTCTTTGGCAACCCCGAGGGGCTGGCCTTCAACGGCACCTGCCAGGACATGGGGCGATCGCTGGTTGACCCCATGGTGGAGGCCATTCAAGCCAACGGCGGCCAGGTGCTGACCGGCGTCACCGTTAGCCAGGTGGCCTGGGACGCGGGCAAAGTCGCCGGGGTCACCTACCAACAGGGCAGCGTCGCCACCAACCCGGTGCCCTTCTGGGTCGATCGCAACCCGCTGCTGAGTTCAGAGCAGATGGAGTACTTCGGCGCGGGCGATCGCGTCTACTCGGTGGCCCCCGGTGCTGCCACCGCCCTCTCGCTGACCTGCACCCACCAGGGCTGTAGCGTGCAGCGCCAGGTTGAGGTAGATGGCGACGGCTACCTCTGCCCCTGCCACGGAGCCGCCTACGCCAGCGACGGGGCGGTGCTGGCTGGCCCCGCCCGCGAAAACCTGGCAAAGTTTAAGGTGCTGGCTCGGGAGGGCGATCGCATTCAGCTGATCGCCACCGACCTCGATGGCGTGCCCCACGTCGCCCACGACCTCACCGCCGACTACTACGTCATGGCCGCTGACATCCCCGGCATCAAGGCCCTGTTTGCCCTGGCCGAGGGCGAGGTAGAACCCACCCTGGTCGCCCAGGTGGACCAGCTCCAGGTGGCCGACCCCTTTGCCGTAGCCCGCTTCTGGCTCGATCGCGACTTTGAGTGGGAGCACAGCTGGTTCACCAGTCTCTCGGGCTACCGGCTCACCGACAGCATCACCCTCTACCACCGCATTCAGGACGACTACATCGCCTGGGGCGAGCGCACCGGGGGCAGCGTGGTCGAGCTGCACGCCTACTGCTACAAAGAAAAAGACTTTCCCACCCAGGCCGATATTCTCAACACCTTTGAGGCCGAGCTGTACGAGGTGGTGCCCGAGCTGAGGGGGGCCACAGTCCTGCACCGCCAGCTAGTCAACCAAAAGAACTTTGCCGGATTTCCCCCCGGCAGCTTTGCCAACCGGCCCCAAACCACCACCGCCGTTGAGAATCTATTGTTTGCGGGCGACTGGGTGCGGATGCCCTTTCCCTGTGGCCTGATGGAGCGGGCGGTGAGCAGCGGCCTGCTGGCGGCCAACGCCATCTTGCAGCGCGAAGGAGTGCAGCGCCGGCCAATTCTCTCGGTGAATCCGGAGGGGGTATTGAAGATTTAG
- a CDS encoding aromatic ring-hydroxylating dioxygenase subunit alpha produces the protein MAREHGQAEQPQAKAQPLRQLGINLNHWYAVAQSTELTAKPLAVTLWHQPIVLYRDRTDSPVAVEDRCPHRQVKLSEGTIEGDNLVCAYHGWQFAPDGSCAHVPYLEPQQKLPTCTLRRYPVQERDGFVWVFPGEGARAAQVAPLGVPEWEHLNFIGSLTTIDVQAHYSFLIENLMDMYHGHLHGGAQVWANPVLRELTADESHVHAHYDAESYYRIDKIWSASQLIFPALRQLHPEPLDVYYHYPHWRSTLGNDFVIYCLFCPVSETHTRAYLLHFTSLGRFPKLHKTPLAVRRFFKRSFTNSASFVLRRLVREDVLMLEQEQQAFEQHPTYRGPELNRALTAVQQLIRQQAGE, from the coding sequence ATGGCTAGGGAGCATGGCCAAGCAGAACAGCCCCAGGCCAAAGCCCAACCTCTACGACAGCTGGGAATTAACCTCAACCACTGGTACGCGGTGGCGCAAAGCACCGAGTTAACGGCTAAACCCCTGGCGGTGACTCTGTGGCACCAGCCGATTGTGCTGTACCGCGATCGCACCGACAGCCCCGTCGCCGTCGAAGACCGCTGTCCCCACCGCCAGGTCAAGCTCAGCGAGGGCACCATTGAGGGCGACAACCTTGTCTGCGCCTACCACGGCTGGCAGTTTGCCCCCGACGGCAGCTGCGCCCACGTGCCCTACCTGGAGCCCCAGCAAAAGCTGCCCACCTGCACCCTGCGGCGGTACCCCGTGCAAGAGCGGGACGGCTTTGTGTGGGTCTTCCCCGGCGAGGGGGCGCGGGCGGCTCAGGTGGCCCCCCTTGGCGTGCCCGAGTGGGAGCACCTCAATTTCATCGGCTCCCTCACCACCATCGACGTGCAGGCCCACTACTCATTCTTAATTGAGAATTTAATGGACATGTACCACGGCCACCTGCACGGCGGGGCCCAGGTGTGGGCCAACCCGGTGCTGCGGGAGCTGACCGCCGACGAGTCCCACGTCCACGCCCACTACGACGCCGAGAGCTACTACCGGATCGACAAAATCTGGTCGGCCTCCCAGCTAATCTTTCCGGCCCTGCGGCAGCTGCACCCCGAGCCCCTGGATGTCTACTACCACTACCCCCACTGGCGATCGACTTTGGGCAACGACTTCGTCATCTACTGCCTGTTTTGCCCCGTGAGCGAGACCCACACCCGCGCCTACCTGCTGCACTTTACCTCCCTGGGGCGGTTTCCGAAGCTGCACAAAACCCCTCTGGCCGTGCGGCGGTTCTTTAAGCGCAGCTTCACCAACTCCGCCAGCTTTGTGCTGCGGCGACTGGTGCGCGAAGACGTGCTGATGCTAGAGCAAGAGCAGCAGGCCTTTGAGCAACACCCCACCTACCGGGGGCCGGAGCTAAACCGGGCACTGACGGCGGTGCAGCAGTTGATTCGGCAGCAGGCGGGGGAGTAG
- a CDS encoding chromophore lyase CpcT/CpeT has product MGEALLNQLATHLAGEFDNRQQSLAEPTWYLHLRLWHRPLPRAVFGEGYAFFIEQISVSSGKPPYRQRILHLTNRDDQIWGQYYALPDPVALSGAATEPARLASLTREALIDLPTCKVAIDYLPASQVFSARLPGDSLCSFAVNGVTTYVQLRFDLGPASPAPGSPLVLQLNDRGVDPETGKTTWGPLMGPFQLVKQSAFSLSQ; this is encoded by the coding sequence ATGGGCGAGGCCCTGCTCAATCAGTTAGCGACCCATCTGGCCGGGGAGTTTGACAACCGTCAGCAATCCCTGGCGGAGCCAACCTGGTACCTGCATCTGCGGCTGTGGCACCGGCCCCTGCCGAGGGCCGTGTTTGGCGAAGGGTACGCCTTTTTTATCGAGCAAATTAGCGTTAGCTCAGGCAAGCCCCCCTACCGACAGCGCATTTTGCACCTCACCAACCGCGACGACCAGATATGGGGCCAGTACTACGCGCTGCCCGACCCGGTAGCCCTCAGCGGCGCGGCCACGGAGCCCGCTCGCCTGGCGTCCCTCACCCGCGAGGCCCTGATTGACCTGCCCACCTGCAAAGTTGCCATTGACTATCTGCCGGCCAGCCAGGTCTTTAGCGCTCGCCTGCCGGGGGATAGTCTGTGCAGCTTTGCGGTCAACGGCGTCACTACCTACGTGCAGCTGAGGTTTGACCTCGGCCCCGCCTCCCCCGCTCCGGGCAGCCCCCTGGTGCTGCAACTCAACGATCGCGGCGTAGACCCCGAGACCGGCAAAACCACCTGGGGGCCGCTGATGGGGCCGTTTCAGCTGGTGAAGCAGAGCGCCTTTTCGCTGTCGCAGTAA
- a CDS encoding HAD family hydrolase → MAAPDILALDFDGVVCDGLREYFQTAWRAYGEVFEPGAGAPPGGLAERFYPLRPVVETGWEMPLVLYGLVSGVSDDDILDRWPELVPPLLAQAGVEPATLGKAVDGVRDRWIQSDLDDWLSYQRFYPGVIDRMQQAMAAGVDLVIISTKEGRFIQQLLAQGGVTLPQERILGKEVKRPKYETLRQIKAASPRATLWFVEDRVKALQAVQQQPDLGDVGLFLADWGYNTAADRAIPTSTSGMHLIALAQFCAPFEQWVLATTDGVA, encoded by the coding sequence ATGGCTGCTCCCGATATTCTGGCGCTCGATTTTGATGGCGTGGTCTGTGATGGGCTGCGGGAGTATTTTCAAACCGCGTGGCGGGCCTACGGGGAGGTATTCGAGCCGGGGGCGGGGGCACCGCCGGGGGGACTGGCGGAGCGTTTTTACCCGCTGCGCCCGGTGGTCGAAACGGGGTGGGAAATGCCGCTGGTGCTCTACGGGCTGGTGTCGGGGGTAAGCGATGACGACATTCTCGATCGCTGGCCGGAGCTGGTGCCGCCGCTGCTGGCTCAGGCGGGGGTGGAGCCTGCCACCCTCGGCAAAGCGGTGGATGGGGTGCGCGATCGCTGGATTCAGTCCGACCTTGACGACTGGCTGAGCTACCAGCGGTTTTACCCCGGCGTGATCGATCGCATGCAGCAGGCGATGGCGGCGGGGGTGGATCTGGTGATCATTTCCACCAAGGAAGGGCGGTTTATTCAGCAACTGCTGGCCCAGGGCGGGGTGACACTGCCCCAAGAGCGGATTTTAGGCAAAGAGGTCAAGCGGCCCAAGTACGAAACCCTGCGGCAGATCAAGGCCGCCAGCCCCAGGGCCACCCTCTGGTTTGTGGAAGACCGGGTAAAGGCGCTGCAAGCGGTGCAGCAGCAGCCCGATTTAGGGGATGTGGGCCTGTTTTTAGCCGACTGGGGCTACAACACGGCGGCCGATCGAGCAATTCCCACCTCTACCAGCGGTATGCACCTGATTGCCCTGGCTCAGTTTTGCGCTCCCTTTGAGCAGTGGGTATTGGCGACTACCGATGGTGTAGCGTAG
- a CDS encoding AarF/ABC1/UbiB kinase family protein, producing the protein MALNTTQNSAQHFSGSVDIIDAEAITVTGEVMAEPTEATLPEPALAVPQPRTLATKTQDPFESFGYDPEAIAAHYRRRPFQVWARFVGIFLPMASFFAQIWLDRRASRSAQTEAKRAVQLRNLLTRLGPAYIKIGQALSTRPDLVPPIFLEELTTLQDQIPPFPNAIAYRFIEEELGAPPSQIYAEISADPIAAASLGQVYKGKLHSGEDVAIKVQRPGLAQRIALDLYIIRGLARFATNRISQIRSDLVAIMDEFGERIFEEMDYTHEGENAQRFANLYGHISDIYVPHIYPQYTARRVLTMEWIEGTKLTNIDKLNSLGIDATHLIDVGVQCSLRQLLEHGFFHADPHPGNLLAMADGKLAYLDFGMMSEVKPYQRYGLIEAVVHMVNRDFEGLAGDYVKLEFLTPDTDLTPIIPALANVFSNALGASVAELNFKSITDEFSALMYEYPFRVPAYYALIIRSLVTLEGIAINVDPEFKVLSKAYPYVAKRLLTDPSPELRASLQDLLFKDGSFRWNRLENLLRNARSSDDYDMDRLIDQTLEFLFSDRGSFLRDRIVSELVNGLDSFGQTTVQNLTTAVQRRLGLKSDLPPAAKAAASDLDHLRRILDILKDTPGFDAAQVATRIPTLLFKPETQAMGQQVVTGLAQRALARLVRNLLLEGEPVANGRSPQLPPRQSRDGSVGILV; encoded by the coding sequence ATGGCTTTAAATACCACCCAGAATTCGGCTCAGCACTTCAGTGGCTCCGTCGATATTATCGACGCCGAAGCCATCACGGTAACGGGAGAGGTGATGGCTGAACCCACCGAGGCAACGCTACCCGAGCCTGCCCTGGCCGTTCCCCAGCCGCGCACCCTGGCCACCAAAACCCAGGATCCCTTCGAGTCGTTTGGCTATGACCCAGAGGCGATCGCCGCCCACTACCGCCGCCGTCCCTTTCAGGTGTGGGCCAGGTTTGTGGGCATCTTTCTGCCTATGGCGAGTTTCTTTGCCCAAATCTGGCTCGATCGCCGCGCCAGTCGCAGTGCTCAAACCGAGGCCAAGCGAGCCGTTCAGCTGCGCAACCTGCTGACCCGCCTGGGCCCGGCCTATATCAAAATCGGTCAGGCCCTCTCCACCCGGCCCGACCTGGTGCCGCCGATTTTTCTCGAAGAACTGACCACCCTGCAAGACCAGATTCCGCCCTTCCCCAACGCGATCGCCTACCGCTTCATCGAAGAAGAGTTGGGTGCCCCCCCCAGCCAGATCTACGCCGAGATCTCAGCCGACCCCATTGCCGCCGCCTCCCTGGGGCAGGTCTACAAGGGCAAACTGCACAGCGGCGAGGATGTCGCCATCAAGGTGCAGCGCCCCGGCCTGGCCCAGCGCATTGCCCTCGACCTCTACATCATTCGCGGGCTGGCCCGCTTCGCCACCAACCGCATCAGCCAGATTCGCAGCGACCTGGTTGCCATCATGGACGAGTTTGGCGAGCGCATCTTTGAGGAGATGGACTACACCCACGAGGGCGAAAACGCCCAGCGGTTTGCCAACCTCTACGGCCATATTTCCGATATCTACGTGCCCCACATCTACCCCCAGTACACCGCCCGCCGGGTGCTGACCATGGAGTGGATTGAGGGCACCAAGCTGACCAACATCGACAAGCTCAACAGCCTGGGCATTGACGCCACTCATTTAATTGATGTGGGGGTGCAGTGCTCGCTGCGGCAGCTGCTGGAGCACGGCTTCTTTCACGCCGATCCCCACCCCGGCAACCTGCTGGCCATGGCCGACGGCAAGCTCGCCTACCTCGACTTTGGCATGATGAGCGAGGTCAAGCCCTACCAGCGCTACGGCCTGATTGAGGCGGTGGTGCACATGGTCAACCGCGACTTTGAGGGGCTGGCGGGCGACTACGTGAAGCTGGAGTTTCTCACCCCCGACACCGATCTGACGCCGATTATTCCGGCTTTGGCCAACGTGTTTAGCAACGCCCTGGGGGCCAGCGTCGCCGAGCTGAACTTCAAGAGCATTACCGACGAATTTTCGGCGCTGATGTATGAATACCCCTTTCGGGTGCCCGCCTACTACGCGCTGATCATTCGCTCCCTGGTGACCCTGGAGGGCATCGCCATCAACGTTGACCCCGAGTTTAAGGTGCTGAGCAAGGCCTACCCCTACGTGGCCAAGCGGCTGCTCACCGACCCGTCGCCGGAGCTGCGGGCCTCCCTGCAAGACCTGCTGTTTAAAGACGGCAGCTTTCGCTGGAACCGGTTGGAAAACCTGCTGCGCAACGCCCGCAGCAGCGATGACTACGATATGGATCGGCTGATCGACCAGACCCTGGAGTTCTTGTTCTCAGACCGGGGCTCGTTTTTGCGCGATCGCATCGTCAGCGAACTGGTCAACGGCCTCGACAGCTTTGGCCAGACCACCGTGCAAAACCTCACCACCGCCGTGCAGCGCCGTCTGGGCCTGAAGAGCGATCTGCCGCCGGCGGCCAAGGCTGCCGCCAGCGACCTCGACCACCTGCGCCGCATCCTCGATATTTTGAAAGATACCCCCGGCTTTGACGCCGCCCAGGTGGCCACCCGGATTCCGACGCTGCTGTTTAAGCCCGAGACCCAGGCCATGGGGCAGCAGGTGGTGACGGGGCTGGCCCAGCGCGCCCTGGCCCGTCTCGTTCGCAACCTGCTGCTGGAGGGGGAGCCTGTGGCCAACGGTCGTAGCCCCCAGCTCCCCCCCAGGCAAAGTCGTGACGGCTCGGTGGGCATACTGGTCTAA
- the hpsN gene encoding hormogonium polysaccharide biosynthesis glycosyltransferase HpsN, whose amino-acid sequence MDWPTIAVIIPTYQREAVLCDTLRSVLDQDYPAYKVVVIDQTPTHQPETQQQLQSWQDAGDITWYSVPWASLPAARNLGIERSHSDIVLFIDDDVVLPPGYLYAHARTFLERPEVGAVAGRVFDRMKLAEQADLEIDYLPPQAMDPGIAWYHIDLVHTTQPQRVLTARGCNMSFRRELFDKHGLRFDERFYGSAVREESDFCLHIRATGYIIWYSPEAHLVHLGEETGGCHDIATRSLNYQMNFYHNHFLLALKNLTLGENLRLYGRLFDCHVLGHPPCNKSGHPLKILSRGLFFGLGWLYTVYTLTTTLGKQGRLYADIE is encoded by the coding sequence ATGGATTGGCCCACCATCGCTGTGATCATCCCCACCTACCAGCGGGAGGCCGTGCTGTGCGACACCCTGCGCAGCGTGCTGGATCAGGACTACCCGGCCTACAAGGTGGTGGTGATAGACCAGACCCCAACCCACCAGCCAGAGACTCAGCAACAGCTTCAGAGCTGGCAGGATGCGGGGGACATCACCTGGTACTCGGTGCCCTGGGCCAGCCTACCGGCGGCGCGGAATCTGGGCATTGAGCGATCGCACTCCGATATCGTGCTCTTCATTGACGACGATGTGGTGCTGCCCCCCGGCTACCTCTACGCCCACGCCCGCACCTTTTTAGAGCGGCCCGAGGTAGGGGCCGTGGCGGGGCGGGTGTTTGACCGCATGAAGCTGGCCGAGCAGGCAGATCTGGAAATCGACTACCTGCCTCCCCAGGCCATGGATCCAGGCATTGCCTGGTATCACATTGACCTGGTGCACACCACCCAGCCCCAGCGGGTGCTGACGGCGCGGGGGTGCAATATGTCCTTTCGGCGGGAGCTGTTCGACAAGCACGGCCTGCGGTTTGACGAGCGCTTCTACGGCAGCGCCGTGCGGGAGGAGTCTGACTTTTGCCTGCACATTCGCGCCACGGGCTACATCATCTGGTACAGCCCGGAAGCCCACCTGGTGCATTTGGGAGAAGAGACGGGCGGCTGCCACGACATTGCGACGCGATCGCTCAACTACCAGATGAACTTCTACCACAACCACTTTCTGCTGGCCCTCAAAAACCTCACCCTGGGGGAAAACCTGCGCCTCTACGGTCGTCTGTTTGACTGCCACGTGCTGGGGCACCCTCCCTGCAATAAGAGCGGCCATCCGCTGAAAATTTTGAGTCGAGGGCTGTTTTTTGGCCTGGGCTGGCTCTATACGGTTTACACACTGACCACTACCCTGGGCAAGCAGGGGCGACTTTATGCCGATATTGAGTAG
- a CDS encoding SAM-dependent methyltransferase has product MKLTEIVPWGRTLAEYTAMFNLSEADLNLRILGCGDGPASFNAEMTELGKSVISIDPVYEFSAQQIEQRVRDTYESIISQVKQKADRYVWKSFRNADDLGQARLGAMKKFLSDYELGRADGRYLGQALPSLDFSDHQFELCLCSHLLFLYAEQLSREFHHAALLELLRVAAEVRVFPLIQLDCEPYPHLERVLETLSGNGYRAAIEPVSYEFQKGGNQMLKICR; this is encoded by the coding sequence ATGAAACTCACCGAAATTGTCCCCTGGGGAAGAACGCTGGCAGAATACACCGCCATGTTTAATCTGTCCGAGGCGGACTTAAACCTGAGAATTCTCGGCTGCGGCGATGGCCCGGCCAGCTTCAACGCCGAGATGACAGAGTTGGGGAAGTCGGTTATTTCTATCGACCCGGTGTACGAGTTTTCTGCCCAGCAAATTGAGCAGCGGGTGCGAGACACCTACGAATCAATTATTTCTCAGGTTAAGCAAAAGGCTGACCGCTACGTTTGGAAGAGTTTTCGCAATGCGGATGACCTGGGCCAGGCTCGTCTCGGCGCGATGAAAAAGTTTTTATCTGACTACGAATTGGGCAGAGCTGACGGGCGTTATCTAGGCCAGGCTTTGCCCAGCCTAGACTTTAGCGACCACCAGTTTGAGCTGTGCCTGTGCTCTCATTTACTGTTTTTGTACGCAGAGCAGCTATCCCGGGAGTTCCACCATGCTGCCCTGCTCGAACTGCTGCGAGTGGCCGCTGAGGTTCGGGTTTTTCCGCTAATTCAGCTTGACTGTGAGCCGTACCCACATTTAGAAAGAGTTCTAGAAACCTTATCGGGCAACGGCTACCGAGCTGCGATCGAGCCGGTCAGCTACGAATTTCAAAAGGGCGGCAACCAAATGCTGAAAATCTGTCGGTAG